Proteins encoded within one genomic window of Cellulomonas xiejunii:
- the recC gene encoding exodeoxyribonuclease V subunit gamma encodes MTTTGHARAHGSPGLLRVHTSERTDVLVDALADLLADVPPGTDPFAREVVAVPTRGVERWVAQRLSHRLGAGPGGEAGVCARIDFDPPTRLVRDTVAAATGTARDDDPWEPERLVWHVLRAVDDAVASGTAWGAPLARHLQDEPGARDAVRAGRRLRLAQRIAGAFAAYATQRPSLVVAWAAGRQEDGAGAPLPADVAWQAPLWRAVRATVDAPSPAELLADACRVLRDDPDRCDLPPRLSVLGPTRLPQAHVDVLTALAVHRDVHLWLPHPSPVLWQRAAAVGPGPSLPTAPRRADVPSVAVHPLLASAARDATELGVRLAATGAQVTHHPAPPPPSTVLGALQAALRADERPTTRAAAAEDDRTVQVHACHGRGRQVEVLREAVLGLLADDPTLQPRDVVVLCPDVEAFAPLVVAAFGAAATPGEADDAGAARGAARPAVHPGRTLRVRVADRAPARTNPLLRVLSALLALAGSRVTASGVVDLAGLPAVRRRFGFDDADTERLRAWALESGVRWGEDQDRRARYGLGAVAQGTWRTATDRLLLGVAMAEEDHRFVGSALPLDDVDSTDVDLAGRFAELVDRLTALLDELEGVRPAAAWFDTLERALVLLAAADPTEAWQEVEARRVLADARASAAGGDVPLRLPDVVALLEPRLEGRPTRAGFRTGALTVCSLEPMRAVPHRVVCLLGMDDGVFPRTGAPDGDDVLARDPLVGERDRRAEDRQLFLDAVMAAGDHLVVVHSGADERTGAPRPPAVPVGELLDAVDEAVALPAGRTARQALVVHHPLQTVDERNFVPGALGRPGPFSFDDVDRRAAAVAREPRRPRPPLLTTPLPPLDEPVVDLDDLVSTLEHPVKAFVRRRLGVLVPGETEDLDDRLPLTLAPLDGWATGDRLLAAVLDGVDLTRAAAAERRRGKVPPGNLGGAALADVATRVAAVADAAVPVLAVPATTVDVTVALPGGRTLTGTVPGVHGDVLVRAVYARLGAKHRLRAWVRLLALAASPGAPAVRGAATVGRGPGSRATAATSWLSPPSVEDARRLLADLVAVRDRAMCAPLPLPVAAAGTYAQRRHGHDDPAGALADAEHALRDRFEHTDEYHVLAWGDGFTLTGVAGDPGSADRAAWPEEPTLFGALARTVWDTLLTHEGRGPA; translated from the coding sequence GTGACGACGACGGGGCACGCACGGGCGCACGGCTCCCCCGGCCTGTTGCGGGTCCACACGTCCGAGCGCACGGACGTGCTGGTGGACGCGCTCGCCGACCTGCTCGCCGACGTCCCGCCGGGCACCGACCCGTTCGCGCGCGAGGTCGTCGCCGTGCCGACGCGCGGCGTCGAGCGCTGGGTCGCGCAGCGGCTCTCCCACCGCCTCGGGGCCGGACCGGGCGGCGAGGCCGGGGTGTGCGCACGCATCGACTTCGACCCGCCCACGCGGCTCGTGCGCGACACCGTGGCCGCTGCCACGGGAACGGCACGCGACGACGACCCGTGGGAGCCCGAGCGCCTGGTGTGGCACGTGCTGCGGGCGGTCGACGACGCGGTGGCGTCCGGGACGGCGTGGGGTGCGCCCCTCGCCCGGCACCTGCAGGACGAGCCGGGTGCGCGCGACGCCGTGCGGGCCGGGCGACGGCTGCGCCTGGCGCAGCGGATCGCGGGAGCGTTCGCCGCGTACGCGACGCAGCGACCGTCGCTGGTCGTCGCCTGGGCCGCCGGGCGCCAGGAGGACGGCGCGGGCGCGCCCCTGCCCGCGGACGTGGCCTGGCAGGCGCCGCTGTGGCGCGCGGTACGGGCGACGGTCGACGCGCCGAGCCCGGCCGAGCTCCTCGCCGACGCGTGCCGGGTGCTACGCGACGACCCGGACCGGTGCGACCTGCCGCCACGGCTCTCCGTGCTGGGCCCGACACGGCTGCCGCAGGCGCACGTCGACGTGCTGACCGCGCTCGCGGTGCACCGCGACGTGCACCTGTGGCTGCCGCACCCGTCGCCCGTCCTGTGGCAGCGCGCGGCGGCGGTGGGTCCGGGGCCCTCGCTGCCGACGGCACCACGCCGTGCGGACGTGCCGAGCGTGGCCGTCCACCCGCTGCTCGCGTCGGCCGCGCGCGACGCGACCGAGCTCGGGGTGCGGCTGGCCGCGACGGGCGCGCAGGTCACGCACCACCCGGCCCCGCCGCCGCCGTCAACGGTCCTGGGAGCGCTGCAGGCGGCGCTGCGCGCGGACGAGCGGCCGACGACCCGCGCGGCTGCCGCCGAGGACGACCGCACGGTCCAGGTCCACGCGTGCCACGGCCGCGGCCGGCAGGTCGAGGTGCTGCGGGAGGCCGTCCTGGGGCTCCTGGCGGACGACCCCACGCTGCAGCCGCGCGACGTGGTGGTGCTGTGCCCGGACGTCGAGGCGTTCGCGCCGCTGGTCGTCGCCGCGTTCGGCGCCGCCGCGACGCCGGGCGAGGCGGACGACGCGGGCGCGGCGCGGGGTGCCGCACGCCCCGCCGTGCACCCCGGCCGCACGCTGCGCGTCCGCGTGGCCGACCGCGCGCCGGCACGGACCAACCCGCTGCTGCGCGTGCTGTCCGCGCTGCTGGCGCTCGCGGGTTCCCGCGTCACGGCGTCGGGCGTCGTGGACCTCGCGGGCCTGCCCGCGGTGCGTCGGCGCTTCGGCTTCGACGACGCGGACACCGAGCGGCTGCGCGCGTGGGCGCTGGAGTCGGGCGTGCGGTGGGGCGAGGACCAGGACCGCCGCGCGCGGTACGGCCTGGGCGCGGTCGCGCAGGGGACGTGGCGCACGGCGACGGACCGCCTGCTGCTGGGTGTCGCGATGGCCGAGGAGGACCACCGGTTCGTCGGGTCGGCGCTGCCGCTGGACGACGTGGACAGCACGGACGTGGACCTCGCAGGCCGGTTCGCCGAGCTGGTCGACCGGCTGACCGCACTGCTCGACGAGCTCGAGGGCGTCCGCCCGGCCGCGGCGTGGTTCGACACGCTGGAGCGCGCGCTCGTCCTGCTCGCGGCCGCCGACCCGACGGAAGCGTGGCAGGAGGTCGAGGCGCGCCGGGTCCTCGCCGACGCGCGCGCGTCGGCCGCGGGGGGCGACGTGCCCCTGCGCCTGCCGGACGTCGTCGCGCTGCTCGAACCGCGCTTGGAGGGCCGCCCGACGCGCGCCGGCTTCCGCACCGGCGCCCTGACGGTCTGCTCGCTGGAGCCCATGCGCGCGGTACCCCACCGCGTCGTGTGCCTGCTCGGCATGGACGACGGCGTGTTCCCCCGCACGGGCGCGCCCGACGGTGACGACGTGCTCGCGCGCGACCCGCTGGTCGGTGAGCGCGACCGCCGCGCGGAGGACCGGCAGCTGTTCCTCGACGCCGTCATGGCCGCGGGCGACCATCTCGTGGTGGTGCACAGCGGCGCCGACGAGCGCACCGGCGCGCCGCGTCCCCCGGCCGTGCCCGTGGGTGAGCTGCTGGACGCGGTCGACGAGGCCGTCGCGCTGCCGGCCGGCCGCACGGCGCGCCAGGCGCTCGTCGTGCACCACCCGCTGCAGACGGTCGACGAGCGCAACTTCGTCCCCGGGGCCCTGGGGCGGCCGGGGCCGTTCAGCTTCGACGACGTGGACCGCCGCGCGGCGGCCGTGGCGCGCGAGCCCCGCCGCCCGCGACCGCCGCTGCTCACGACGCCGCTGCCCCCGCTCGACGAGCCGGTGGTCGACCTCGACGACCTCGTGTCCACGCTCGAGCACCCGGTCAAGGCGTTCGTGCGACGCCGGCTGGGCGTGCTGGTGCCGGGCGAGACCGAGGACCTCGACGATCGCCTGCCGTTGACGCTGGCACCGCTCGACGGGTGGGCCACGGGCGACCGGCTGCTCGCGGCGGTGCTCGACGGCGTCGACCTGACCAGGGCCGCAGCGGCCGAGCGCCGCCGCGGCAAGGTGCCGCCCGGCAACCTCGGGGGCGCGGCGCTGGCCGACGTCGCGACGCGCGTCGCGGCGGTCGCGGACGCCGCCGTCCCGGTGCTGGCGGTCCCGGCCACGACCGTCGACGTCACCGTCGCGCTGCCGGGCGGACGCACCCTGACCGGCACGGTGCCCGGCGTGCACGGGGACGTGCTGGTCCGCGCGGTGTACGCGCGGCTCGGCGCCAAGCACCGGTTGCGCGCGTGGGTCCGGCTGCTGGCGCTGGCCGCGAGCCCGGGGGCGCCTGCGGTGCGGGGTGCGGCGACCGTCGGGCGGGGCCCGGGGTCGCGCGCCACGGCCGCGACCTCGTGGCTCTCACCCCCGTCCGTCGAGGACGCCCGGCGCCTGCTCGCGGACCTCGTCGCCGTGCGTGACCGCGCGATGTGCGCGCCGCTCCCCCTGCCCGTGGCCGCCGCGGGCACCTACGCGCAGCGCCGCCACGGGCACGACGACCCGGCCGGTGCGCTGGCCGACGCGGAGCACGCGCTGCGGGACCGCTTCGAGCACACCGACGAGTACCACGTGCTCGCGTGGGGCGACGGCTTCACGCTCACGGGCGTGGCGGGCGACCCCGGGTCGGCGGACCGTGCGGCGTGGCCCGAGGAGCCCACGCTGTTCGGTGCGCTCGCGCGCACGGTGTGGGACACGCTCCTGACGCACGAGGGGCGGGGGCCCGCGTGA